One segment of Mycolicibacterium sp. YH-1 DNA contains the following:
- a CDS encoding ABC transporter permease, which yields MTASLEVLEAEKTAPAQRRGGLLPAAYLSAPMTVLILLVLVPMFILFLISIGMEIGRGTSVWSLEAYTSLLTDPLYRKVAITTIIIATSAMIAQLVIGVPLAYVMAFKAGRFEIPLLLGLVVLDELNPVVRVYAWRMLLGRNGIINKFLETVGLIDQPIDALLFNQGTVIVVLSTGWITYTVIPLYAAMKAIDPTLFSAAADLGAGWWTMTRRILLPLAAPGIFVAVLLVYIPLFTDFATPTLVGGTSGYMLGQAVNDLILEQGDLARGAALSNLLLIASGVVAAIAFRMAKINRLES from the coding sequence GTGACTGCATCCCTCGAGGTGCTGGAGGCCGAGAAGACCGCCCCCGCGCAGAGGCGGGGCGGCCTGTTACCGGCCGCGTACCTGTCGGCGCCGATGACTGTGCTGATCCTGCTGGTGCTGGTGCCGATGTTCATCCTGTTCCTCATCAGCATCGGCATGGAGATCGGCCGCGGCACCAGCGTGTGGTCGCTCGAGGCGTACACCAGCCTCCTGACCGACCCGCTGTACCGGAAGGTGGCCATCACCACCATCATCATCGCGACATCGGCGATGATCGCGCAGCTGGTGATCGGCGTGCCACTGGCGTACGTGATGGCGTTCAAGGCCGGTCGCTTCGAGATCCCGCTGCTGCTGGGCCTCGTCGTGCTCGACGAGCTCAATCCCGTGGTCCGGGTGTACGCCTGGCGAATGCTGCTGGGTCGCAACGGGATCATCAACAAGTTCCTCGAAACCGTGGGGCTGATCGATCAGCCGATCGACGCGCTGCTGTTCAACCAGGGCACGGTGATCGTCGTGTTGTCGACGGGCTGGATCACCTACACGGTGATACCGCTGTACGCGGCGATGAAGGCGATCGACCCGACACTGTTCTCGGCGGCCGCCGACCTCGGTGCCGGCTGGTGGACCATGACGCGGCGGATCCTGCTGCCGCTGGCCGCCCCGGGAATCTTCGTCGCCGTGCTGCTGGTGTACATCCCGCTGTTCACCGACTTCGCCACGCCGACGCTGGTCGGCGGCACCAGCGGCTACATGCTGGGACAGGCCGTCAACGACCTGATCCTCGAACAGGGCGACCTCGCACGCGGTGCGGCGCTGAGCAACCTGCTGCTGATCGCGTCGGGTGTCGTCGCAGCAATAGCCTTCCGAATGGCCAAGATCAACAGACTGGAGTCGTGA
- a CDS encoding ABC transporter permease — protein MAGDRGRRVTGRNNWGTVLATALVAVVMVVLVGPILLLAVFSFNDSSIIALPFEGFTFEWYRAAFSDPDVADSLRNSLILAAIIAPLCVVLGTATAWGLTRFRFRGRGFWSALVAAPLVIPWLVMGVSGLLLFASLGIELSLMTVGAMHIAVTFPLVTALVSARLVRFERSQEEAAVDLGASQLQLMTKVVLPQLAPTLGAALIFAFAWSFNNFEISFFNGGYEQTFPVWVYSVLRRSDNLPIVNAVSTAVSVAQVLVVYGMWMALQAINRRRGSEETLTDMVGGGLR, from the coding sequence GTGGCAGGAGATCGAGGCCGGCGGGTGACGGGTCGCAACAACTGGGGCACGGTCCTCGCCACGGCGTTGGTCGCGGTGGTGATGGTCGTCCTGGTCGGTCCGATCCTGCTGCTCGCGGTCTTCTCGTTCAACGACTCGTCGATCATCGCGTTACCGTTCGAGGGGTTCACGTTCGAGTGGTATCGGGCGGCGTTCTCCGACCCGGATGTGGCTGATTCGCTGCGCAATTCGTTGATACTGGCGGCGATCATCGCACCACTGTGCGTCGTGCTGGGCACCGCGACGGCGTGGGGCCTGACCCGCTTCCGGTTCCGTGGCCGCGGCTTCTGGTCCGCCCTGGTGGCCGCGCCGCTGGTGATCCCATGGCTCGTGATGGGTGTCAGCGGCCTGCTGCTGTTCGCCTCCCTGGGCATCGAGCTGTCGCTGATGACGGTCGGGGCCATGCACATCGCGGTGACGTTCCCGTTGGTGACGGCGCTGGTGTCGGCGCGGCTGGTGCGGTTCGAACGCTCGCAGGAGGAGGCCGCGGTCGACCTCGGGGCCTCGCAGCTGCAGCTGATGACCAAGGTGGTGCTGCCGCAGCTGGCGCCCACGCTCGGCGCGGCGCTCATCTTCGCGTTCGCATGGTCGTTCAACAACTTCGAGATCAGCTTCTTCAACGGCGGTTACGAGCAGACGTTCCCGGTGTGGGTGTACTCGGTGTTGCGCCGGTCGGACAACCTGCCGATCGTCAACGCCGTGTCGACGGCGGTCTCGGTGGCACAGGTGCTGGTCGTCTACGGCATGTGGATGGCGTTGCAGGCCATCAACAGACGCCGCGGCTCAGAGGAGACGCTGACCGACATGGTGGGTGGGGGTCTGCGGTGA
- a CDS encoding PotD/PotF family extracellular solute-binding protein gives MIRYPIRMTACASAALLLAACGGGSESTASGGGGELRTFTYEDTVSDEILAPYKAANPDVDVRTATFESLDEAAAKLKSGFSTDVIEVCLDEAKPLLENDLLAPIDTSKLSNWDALSTTFRDANGVTIDGNVIMVPVSSGPHGIIYSTKAFPDGVDSYAALFDPANKGRVALDGGWLTALADTALASGIKDPISMTDAQVGEMKDKIIAALHDGQFRTISQSDSDQANLFKSGEIVLADGGRGTAEQINSEDGAVTWVAPKEGTLSWVCGLGISAEAADTDAAYAFINDYIGTATQAVVGDLGYVITNPTALPEVSEEFRKGADPAEVKGTIPQVEPANAEVWRSAWQEIEAGG, from the coding sequence ATGATTCGATATCCCATTCGGATGACGGCGTGTGCGTCGGCGGCGCTGCTGCTGGCGGCGTGCGGTGGCGGGAGCGAGAGCACCGCGTCCGGTGGCGGGGGTGAACTGCGCACCTTCACCTACGAGGACACCGTCAGCGACGAGATCCTCGCCCCGTACAAGGCGGCCAACCCCGACGTCGACGTACGGACCGCGACGTTCGAGAGCCTCGACGAGGCGGCGGCCAAGCTGAAGTCCGGCTTCTCCACCGACGTCATCGAGGTGTGCCTCGACGAGGCCAAACCGCTGCTGGAGAACGATCTGCTCGCGCCGATCGACACCTCGAAGCTGAGCAACTGGGACGCCCTGTCGACGACGTTCCGCGACGCGAACGGCGTCACCATCGATGGCAACGTCATCATGGTGCCGGTGTCGTCGGGTCCGCACGGGATCATCTACTCCACCAAGGCCTTCCCCGACGGTGTCGACAGCTACGCCGCGCTGTTCGACCCGGCGAACAAGGGCAGGGTCGCGCTCGACGGCGGTTGGCTCACCGCGCTCGCCGACACCGCGCTCGCGTCGGGCATCAAGGACCCGATCTCGATGACCGACGCCCAGGTCGGCGAGATGAAGGACAAGATCATCGCCGCGCTGCACGACGGCCAGTTCCGCACCATCTCGCAGTCGGACTCCGACCAGGCCAACCTGTTCAAGTCGGGCGAGATCGTCCTGGCCGACGGCGGCCGCGGCACCGCCGAGCAGATCAACTCCGAGGACGGCGCCGTCACCTGGGTGGCGCCCAAGGAGGGCACGTTGTCCTGGGTGTGTGGGCTCGGAATCAGCGCTGAGGCTGCCGATACCGACGCGGCGTACGCGTTCATCAACGACTACATCGGCACCGCGACGCAGGCCGTCGTCGGTGACCTCGGCTACGTGATCACGAATCCGACGGCGCTGCCCGAGGTTTCGGAGGAGTTCCGCAAGGGCGCCGATCCTGCCGAGGTGAAGGGCACCATCCCGCAGGTCGAACCGGCGAACGCCGAGGTGTGGCGCAGCGCGTGGCAGGAGATCGAGGCCGGCGGGTGA
- a CDS encoding CpsB/CapC family capsule biosynthesis tyrosine phosphatase: MTGFVDCHSHLLAGVDDGPRTDAESVRMLNDSASGGTRILFVTSHLDERYPWTPQRASALAEAFDHLQELGADVPGCPELRMGFELAPRPGEPEFVADPARWRLAGTDVVLVDGPDDIPMQHDAGILAYVERVVAAGLRPVVAHPERRAFLFDGDHDFAYELKSKGALLQVDSGSLLGCDGPAVAAEAHRLLAEGLADLVASDAHELGEADLRPVRDLLHERFGSDSDALLDGTTLEER; this comes from the coding sequence GTGACCGGCTTCGTCGACTGCCACTCGCACCTGCTCGCGGGGGTCGACGACGGGCCGCGCACTGACGCCGAGAGCGTGCGGATGCTCAACGACTCCGCCTCCGGTGGCACCCGAATCCTCTTCGTCACTTCCCATCTCGACGAGCGCTACCCGTGGACTCCGCAGCGCGCCTCGGCACTGGCTGAGGCGTTCGACCACCTGCAGGAACTCGGCGCCGACGTACCCGGCTGCCCGGAGCTGCGGATGGGCTTCGAACTCGCACCGCGACCGGGCGAACCGGAGTTCGTCGCCGACCCCGCGCGCTGGCGCCTGGCGGGCACCGACGTGGTACTTGTCGACGGCCCCGACGACATCCCCATGCAGCACGACGCCGGCATCCTCGCCTACGTGGAACGCGTCGTCGCCGCCGGCCTACGGCCCGTGGTGGCGCACCCCGAGCGTCGGGCCTTCCTGTTCGACGGCGACCACGACTTCGCCTACGAACTGAAGTCGAAAGGTGCCCTGCTGCAGGTCGACTCGGGCTCGCTGCTCGGCTGCGACGGACCCGCGGTGGCGGCTGAGGCGCACCGCCTGCTCGCCGAGGGGCTCGCTGACCTGGTGGCCTCGGACGCCCACGAGCTTGGGGAGGCGGATCTGCGGCCTGTCCGAGACCTGCTGCACGAACGATTCGGATCGGATAGTGACGCTCTGCTCGACGGCACGACCCTGGAGGAAAGATGA
- a CDS encoding ABC transporter ATP-binding protein: MGPKLSDLATLPDTRALVRTGSSITFEAVTKTYENIYHAVEYVDFKVEAGEFFSLLGPSGCGKTTTLRMVAGFEQPTSGRVLLGDEDITTTRPAKRPVNLVFQDYALFPHMTVGDNVAFGLRVKGLGKQECSQRVSEALASMRLTKLAGRRPAQLSGGQRQRVALARALVNRPKALLLDEPLGALDLQLRKEMQLELGRLHRSTGTTFLYVTHDQEEALTLSDRIAVMNAGRIEQLADPRSLYERPATAFVAGFIGTSNILVLRDPQRVGEHHVSVLGRGDRLVARAGSTAGDLQVTVRPERIYLHPTEDADVPDDHSAVRGVVTELVYCGSTTHVTVELPTSEQLVVHELSNDTDVRAIGRGSRVRLSWPASCSHVIGSVES; encoded by the coding sequence GTGGGGCCGAAACTGAGCGATCTCGCGACTCTCCCAGACACCCGTGCGCTCGTCCGCACGGGCAGCTCCATCACGTTCGAAGCCGTCACCAAGACCTACGAGAACATCTACCACGCCGTCGAGTACGTCGACTTCAAGGTCGAAGCGGGCGAGTTCTTCTCGCTGCTGGGACCCAGCGGCTGCGGAAAGACGACGACGCTGCGGATGGTCGCCGGCTTCGAGCAGCCGACATCGGGTCGGGTGCTGCTGGGTGACGAGGACATCACCACTACTCGCCCGGCGAAGCGACCGGTGAACCTGGTGTTCCAGGACTACGCGCTGTTCCCGCACATGACGGTCGGTGACAACGTGGCGTTCGGGTTGAGGGTGAAAGGCCTTGGCAAGCAGGAGTGCTCGCAGCGGGTCAGCGAGGCGCTGGCGTCGATGCGGCTCACCAAGCTCGCCGGGCGACGACCCGCTCAGCTGTCGGGCGGCCAGCGGCAGCGCGTCGCCCTGGCTCGCGCGTTGGTGAACCGGCCCAAGGCGCTGTTGCTCGACGAGCCGCTCGGCGCGCTGGACCTGCAGCTGCGGAAGGAGATGCAGCTCGAACTCGGCCGGTTGCACCGCAGCACCGGGACGACGTTCCTCTACGTCACGCACGACCAGGAGGAGGCGCTGACGCTGTCAGATCGCATCGCGGTGATGAACGCCGGGCGCATCGAGCAGCTCGCCGACCCGCGCAGCCTCTACGAACGGCCTGCGACGGCGTTCGTCGCCGGCTTCATCGGCACGTCGAACATCCTGGTGCTCAGGGATCCTCAGCGCGTGGGCGAACACCACGTCAGTGTGCTCGGCAGGGGCGACCGGCTCGTCGCGCGTGCGGGCTCGACGGCGGGCGACCTCCAGGTGACCGTCCGGCCGGAGCGCATCTACCTGCATCCGACCGAGGACGCCGACGTGCCCGATGACCACAGCGCGGTGCGCGGCGTCGTGACGGAGCTGGTGTACTGCGGGTCCACCACTCACGTCACCGTCGAGCTGCCCACCAGCGAGCAGCTCGTCGTGCACGAACTGAGCAACGACACCGACGTGCGGGCGATCGGCCGCGGGTCGAGGGTGCGGCTGTCCTGGCCCGCGAGCTGTAGCCACGTGATCGGTTCGGTCGAGTCGTGA